Proteins found in one Deinococcus multiflagellatus genomic segment:
- the mqnC gene encoding cyclic dehypoxanthinyl futalosine synthase, which translates to MTAPALSGPGTALLDQATRGERLSPSEIEALYHLPLPEVAAAAHHLRLARRDPGVVTFLIDRNINYTNICNVGCNFCAFYRTRRQKDSYTLDYEQISAKIRELEAVGGTRILLQGGVNPELGLDYYTGLLRHVKAHHPTIRIDAFSPEEVLFMEKTFGLDLDALLDTLIEAGLDGLPGAGGEILEDEVRAKAAPARIRSEDWFRIIDAAQRKGLYTIATMVIGFGETYAQRAAHLVKIRDQQDKALRDYGGNGFSGFAMWTLQTEHTRLHGKAPGATAHEYLQQLAIARIALDNIPNVQASWPAQGFKVAQAALYYGANDLGSTMLEENVVSAAGGHGRHRATVRELIRIAVDAGFTPAIRNSRFQIIDWPDAEAVLSRADENPEAARAVGAGQ; encoded by the coding sequence ATGACCGCCCCCGCCCTCTCTGGCCCCGGGACCGCGCTGCTTGACCAGGCCACGCGCGGCGAGCGCCTGTCCCCCAGCGAGATCGAAGCGCTGTATCACCTGCCCCTGCCCGAGGTCGCCGCCGCCGCCCACCACCTGCGCCTGGCGCGGCGCGACCCCGGCGTGGTGACGTTCCTGATTGACCGAAACATCAATTACACGAACATCTGCAATGTGGGCTGCAACTTCTGCGCCTTTTACCGCACCCGCCGCCAGAAGGACAGTTACACCCTGGATTACGAACAGATCAGCGCCAAGATCCGCGAACTGGAGGCGGTGGGCGGCACCCGCATTCTGCTGCAGGGCGGCGTGAACCCCGAGCTGGGGCTGGACTACTACACGGGGCTGCTGCGCCACGTCAAAGCGCACCACCCCACCATCCGCATTGACGCCTTCTCGCCCGAAGAAGTGCTGTTCATGGAAAAGACCTTTGGGCTGGACCTGGACGCGCTGCTCGATACCCTGATTGAAGCGGGCCTGGACGGCCTGCCCGGGGCCGGCGGCGAGATCCTGGAAGACGAGGTGCGCGCCAAGGCGGCCCCCGCCCGCATTCGCAGTGAGGACTGGTTCCGCATCATTGACGCGGCGCAGCGCAAGGGGCTGTACACGATTGCCACCATGGTGATCGGCTTCGGGGAAACGTACGCCCAGCGCGCCGCCCACCTCGTCAAAATCCGCGACCAGCAAGACAAGGCCTTGCGCGACTACGGTGGCAACGGCTTTTCGGGCTTTGCCATGTGGACCCTGCAGACCGAGCACACCCGCCTGCATGGCAAGGCACCCGGCGCCACCGCCCACGAGTACCTGCAGCAACTGGCGATTGCCCGCATCGCCCTGGACAACATTCCCAACGTGCAGGCGTCGTGGCCCGCACAGGGCTTCAAGGTGGCGCAGGCGGCGCTGTACTACGGCGCCAACGACCTGGGCAGCACCATGCTGGAAGAGAACGTGGTGTCGGCCGCCGGGGGGCATGGCCGCCACCGCGCGACCGTGCGCGAACTGATCCGCATTGCGGTGGACGCGGGCTTTACCCCCGCCATTCGCAACAGCCGCTTTCAGATCATCGACTGGCCCGATGCGGAGGCGGTGCTCAGCCGCGCCGACGAGAATCCCGAGGCGGCGCGGGCGGTGGGCGCCGGGCAGTAG
- a CDS encoding cobalamin-binding protein — MRLASLTCSNTDILHALGATGALVAVDSHSDAPGLDHAARLGPDLNIDVPALVAARPDLVLASLSVPGMERVVAEVEAAGLNMAVLDPTTLDQTLESIRQVGALIGRAPQGEALAQALDADLTALHRETERPVRVVVEWWPRPIIAATRESWVTELLARLGAVNALGDLDGRSRPLTLEQVREARPDLIVCSWCGVKKLRPEVIEARGLGAAVVAIPESGLGRPGPRLIEGARQLRAAIDGLGVGGGT; from the coding sequence ATGCGCCTGGCCAGCCTGACCTGCAGCAACACCGACATTCTTCATGCCCTGGGGGCCACGGGGGCGCTGGTGGCGGTGGACAGCCACAGCGACGCGCCGGGCCTGGACCACGCCGCCCGCCTGGGCCCGGACCTGAACATTGACGTGCCCGCGCTGGTGGCCGCCCGCCCGGATCTGGTGCTGGCCAGCCTGAGCGTGCCCGGCATGGAGCGGGTGGTGGCCGAGGTGGAGGCGGCGGGCCTGAACATGGCCGTGCTGGACCCCACCACCCTGGACCAGACCCTGGAGAGCATCAGGCAGGTGGGGGCCCTGATTGGCCGCGCGCCGCAGGGCGAGGCCCTGGCCCAGGCCCTGGACGCCGACCTGACGGCGCTGCACCGCGAGACCGAACGCCCGGTGCGCGTGGTGGTGGAGTGGTGGCCCCGGCCCATCATCGCCGCCACCCGCGAGTCGTGGGTGACCGAACTGCTGGCCCGGCTGGGGGCGGTGAACGCCCTGGGTGACCTGGACGGCCGCAGCCGCCCCCTGACGCTGGAGCAGGTGCGCGAGGCCCGCCCCGACCTGATCGTGTGTTCGTGGTGCGGCGTGAAAAAACTGCGCCCCGAGGTGATCGAAGCGCGCGGCCTGGGCGCGGCGGTGGTGGCGATTCCCGAAAGTGGCCTGGGCCGCCCGGGGCCCCGCTTGATTGAGGGGGCGCGGCAACTGCGCGCGGCGATAGATGGGCTGGGTGTGGGGGGTGGGACGTAG
- a CDS encoding phosphate signaling complex PhoU family protein, whose product MLSLTLAQLDAMKDANARAEFAGLTRQAQALEAETDALEREIEDLCLAAFGAGPTEQELAFFLMVFRSLTNLERVGDYAFSVARDLETFAPRARSATLQDLLPLVRLLSIMVERLSYAFAERDLSAARDVMRLDYEQVDALYEQMQRASLTRLMERPEDTDVALTAGRMARNLERLGDHLVNVAERLEVLIGQNAVH is encoded by the coding sequence ATGCTGAGCCTGACCCTGGCACAGCTGGACGCCATGAAAGACGCCAACGCCCGCGCCGAATTCGCCGGCCTGACCCGGCAGGCCCAGGCGCTGGAGGCCGAGACCGACGCCCTGGAACGGGAAATCGAGGACCTGTGCCTCGCCGCCTTTGGGGCCGGGCCCACGGAGCAGGAACTGGCCTTTTTCCTCATGGTGTTCCGCAGCCTGACCAACCTGGAACGGGTGGGCGACTACGCCTTTTCGGTGGCGCGCGACCTGGAAACCTTTGCGCCGCGTGCGCGCAGCGCCACCCTGCAGGACCTGCTGCCCCTGGTGCGCCTGCTGAGCATCATGGTTGAGCGGCTGTCCTACGCCTTTGCCGAGCGCGATCTGAGCGCCGCGCGCGACGTGATGCGCCTGGACTACGAGCAGGTGGACGCCCTGTACGAGCAGATGCAGCGCGCCAGCCTGACCCGCTTGATGGAGCGCCCCGAAGACACCGATGTGGCCCTGACCGCTGGCCGCATGGCCCGCAACCTTGAACGCCTGGGTGACCATCTGGTGAACGTGGCCGAGCGCCTGGAAGTGCTGATCGGCCAAAACGCGGTGCACTGA
- a CDS encoding LysR family transcriptional regulator — MSFERAPVLPTLAQLRALLAVAEAGGFSEAAARTGASQSSLSEAVAKLEALTARPLLRRGRGGAVPTPAGERLLAYARLSLQAAEDALHAAQEGGALSGTVRVASFRSTATHLLPPALAAFRTAHPGVRVQLLDGETEGGGEALVRSGQADAAIVIGEHSPDLRLTPLIVDEYLFVAPASRGTHPVAPAELAQGPLLLPGGLNSCHRRVMAYLRGCGLSADQISEVGEDSVILGMVAHGLGVSVMPRLALTPQPGGVVALPLPEPLARPLALATLPHRAGLPLLRAFSIALQGALTCLPPDTAPRPGPGPRPAPPLLH; from the coding sequence ATGTCGTTCGAGCGTGCGCCGGTGCTGCCCACCCTGGCCCAGTTGCGGGCCCTGCTGGCCGTGGCCGAGGCTGGCGGCTTCAGTGAAGCGGCGGCCAGGACGGGTGCGTCGCAGTCGTCGCTGAGCGAGGCGGTGGCCAAGCTGGAGGCGCTGACCGCGCGGCCCCTGCTGCGCCGGGGCCGGGGCGGCGCGGTGCCCACCCCAGCGGGCGAGCGGCTGCTGGCTTACGCCCGCCTGAGCCTGCAGGCCGCCGAGGACGCGCTGCACGCCGCGCAGGAGGGCGGGGCGCTGTCGGGGACCGTACGGGTGGCGTCGTTTCGCTCCACCGCCACCCACCTGCTGCCGCCGGCGCTGGCGGCCTTCCGCACGGCCCACCCGGGCGTGCGTGTACAGCTACTGGACGGCGAAACCGAGGGCGGCGGCGAGGCCCTGGTGCGCAGCGGGCAGGCCGACGCCGCCATCGTGATCGGTGAGCACAGCCCGGACCTGCGCCTGACCCCGCTGATCGTGGATGAATACTTGTTCGTGGCCCCGGCCTCGCGCGGCACGCACCCGGTGGCCCCGGCCGAACTGGCCCAGGGCCCGCTGCTGCTGCCCGGCGGCCTGAACTCCTGCCACCGCCGCGTGATGGCCTACCTGCGCGGCTGCGGCCTGAGCGCCGACCAGATCAGCGAGGTGGGCGAGGACAGCGTGATTCTGGGCATGGTGGCGCACGGCCTGGGCGTCAGCGTGATGCCCCGGCTGGCCCTGACCCCGCAGCCGGGCGGCGTGGTGGCCCTGCCGCTGCCTGAACCCCTGGCCCGGCCGCTGGCGCTCGCTACCCTGCCGCACCGCGCGGGGCTGCCCCTTCTACGCGCCTTCAGTATTGCCCTGCAGGGCGCCCTGACCTGCCTGCCCCCGGACACCGCGCCCCGGCCTGGCCCCGGTCCCCGCCCGGCGCCGCCTCTGCTACATTAG
- a CDS encoding M3 family oligoendopeptidase, which yields MPRWRTDDLYAGLDDAALTRDLEALRAQVEQLEALFDAQGIQAGAPVTASGLAQALDGLNRVLHEAGPLRAYLYAFVSTDSRNEAAQAKVATLTTLTLPLGPLRSRLTAWVGGLDDAALAALLDQDEVVRAHAHTLRDAVREAQYQMSPAEEDLAARLHPASGGGWGKLHGNVSSTLRGEFRGQSLPVTALRALASDPDPQVREDAYHAELAAWKTQEVVFAACMNGVKGEAGTLAARRGFADAVAPSLMSNGIDRGTLDAMQAAVVASLPDFRRYFRAKAARLGKAALDWWDLFAPAGQSDTHWTYEAGAEFVERQFRGYSAALGDFAAQAFREDWIDAGPRDGKRSGAFCMRWQGGDSRILMNHDPSLDSVSTLAHELGHAYHNRQLGDLPPLQRETPMTLAETASIFCETIIQNAALQTAQGQERLYVLETQLMGHAQVIVDIHSRFLFEQAVFERRAGGDLNPSDLNDLMLWAQRETYGDALGTLHPYMWAVKPHYYGRSFYNYPYTFGLLFGLGLYAQYEQARAAGQEADFQARYDALLAATGQATPLELAARFGIDLHAPAFWEGSLNVIRRQIEAYEGVSGQ from the coding sequence ATGCCCCGCTGGCGCACCGACGACCTGTATGCCGGCCTGGACGATGCCGCCCTGACCCGCGACCTGGAGGCCCTGCGCGCCCAGGTGGAGCAGCTGGAAGCACTCTTTGACGCGCAGGGGATTCAGGCCGGCGCCCCGGTGACGGCCAGCGGGCTGGCCCAGGCCCTGGACGGCCTGAACCGCGTGCTGCACGAGGCCGGGCCGCTGCGCGCGTACCTGTACGCCTTTGTCTCCACCGACAGCCGCAACGAGGCGGCGCAGGCGAAAGTGGCGACCCTGACCACCCTGACGCTGCCGCTGGGGCCGCTGCGCTCGCGCCTGACCGCCTGGGTGGGCGGCCTGGACGACGCGGCGCTGGCCGCGCTGCTGGACCAGGACGAGGTGGTGCGCGCCCACGCCCACACCCTGCGCGACGCGGTGCGCGAGGCCCAGTACCAGATGTCCCCCGCCGAGGAAGACCTGGCCGCCCGGCTGCACCCGGCCAGTGGCGGGGGCTGGGGCAAGCTGCACGGCAACGTCAGTTCCACCCTGCGCGGCGAGTTCCGGGGCCAGTCGCTGCCCGTGACCGCCCTGCGCGCCCTGGCCAGCGACCCGGACCCCCAGGTGCGCGAGGACGCCTACCACGCCGAACTGGCCGCCTGGAAAACGCAGGAGGTGGTGTTTGCTGCCTGCATGAACGGGGTTAAGGGCGAGGCGGGCACCCTGGCCGCCCGCCGGGGCTTTGCGGACGCCGTGGCCCCCAGCCTGATGAGCAACGGCATTGACCGGGGCACCCTGGACGCCATGCAGGCGGCGGTGGTGGCCTCGCTGCCGGACTTCCGCCGCTACTTCCGCGCCAAGGCCGCGCGGCTGGGCAAGGCGGCGCTGGACTGGTGGGACCTGTTCGCGCCTGCTGGCCAGAGCGACACCCACTGGACCTACGAGGCGGGCGCCGAGTTCGTGGAGCGCCAGTTCCGGGGCTACAGCGCCGCGCTGGGCGACTTTGCCGCGCAGGCGTTCCGGGAAGACTGGATTGACGCTGGCCCGCGCGACGGCAAGCGCAGCGGGGCCTTTTGCATGCGCTGGCAGGGGGGTGACAGCCGCATCCTGATGAACCACGACCCCAGCCTGGATTCCGTGAGCACCCTGGCCCACGAACTGGGGCACGCCTACCACAACCGTCAGCTGGGCGACCTGCCGCCCCTGCAGCGCGAAACGCCCATGACCCTGGCCGAAACCGCCAGCATCTTCTGCGAGACGATTATTCAGAACGCCGCCCTGCAGACCGCCCAGGGCCAGGAACGCCTATATGTGCTGGAAACCCAGCTGATGGGCCACGCGCAGGTGATCGTGGACATCCACAGCCGCTTTCTGTTCGAGCAGGCCGTGTTCGAGCGCCGCGCGGGTGGCGACCTGAACCCCAGCGACCTGAACGACCTGATGCTCTGGGCGCAGCGCGAAACTTACGGCGACGCCCTGGGCACCCTGCACCCGTACATGTGGGCGGTCAAACCGCACTATTACGGCCGGTCCTTTTACAACTACCCGTACACCTTTGGCCTGCTGTTCGGCCTGGGCCTGTATGCCCAGTACGAGCAGGCCCGCGCGGCTGGGCAGGAAGCCGACTTCCAGGCCCGCTACGACGCCCTGCTGGCGGCCACCGGACAGGCCACGCCGCTGGAACTCGCCGCCCGCTTTGGCATTGACCTGCATGCCCCCGCCTTCTGGGAAGGCAGCCTGAACGTCATCCGCCGCCAGATCGAGGCGTACGAGGGGGTCAGTGGGCAGTAG
- a CDS encoding group III truncated hemoglobin, with protein MTQPSPDAPLLTLSPLPGWPGTAPAAPAALTTAAALLLPHDGLPVADVQGRPERWAQLGLVSGALRAGVPVLGWGTGAALLGRALGATVYPSTPDWSALPRGAQALAWAGPGPLQVPLHWRLDRAVAWAGPELPPQVRADFLAALPGWTSRRPASPLEAVGGEAAVRAVVVAFYRRAQADDLLGPVFAAQVQDWPAHLERVTAFWVTMLGGSGAHGPPWRGNLNTAHAGLGLRAAHLARWLALWKATARDLLPPPAAELLGQRAQVMGARLRTRGTSQRQAP; from the coding sequence ATGACCCAGCCCTCACCTGACGCCCCCCTGCTCACCCTGTCTCCCCTGCCGGGGTGGCCGGGCACAGCGCCCGCTGCCCCAGCGGCCCTGACCACGGCCGCCGCGCTGCTGCTTCCCCACGACGGCCTGCCAGTGGCCGACGTGCAGGGCCGTCCAGAGCGCTGGGCCCAGCTGGGGCTGGTGTCGGGGGCCCTGCGCGCGGGGGTGCCCGTGCTGGGCTGGGGCACGGGCGCGGCGCTGCTGGGACGGGCGCTGGGGGCCACGGTGTACCCCAGCACCCCGGACTGGTCGGCGCTGCCCCGCGGGGCGCAGGCTCTGGCCTGGGCCGGCCCAGGCCCGCTGCAGGTGCCGCTGCACTGGCGCCTGGACCGCGCCGTCGCCTGGGCCGGGCCGGAGTTACCGCCCCAGGTGCGCGCCGACTTTCTGGCGGCCTTGCCGGGCTGGACCTCACGCCGCCCCGCCTCGCCCCTGGAAGCGGTGGGCGGGGAAGCCGCCGTGCGCGCTGTGGTGGTCGCGTTCTACCGCCGCGCCCAGGCCGACGACCTGCTGGGCCCGGTCTTCGCCGCGCAGGTTCAGGACTGGCCCGCGCACCTGGAGAGGGTCACAGCCTTCTGGGTCACGATGCTGGGCGGCAGCGGCGCGCACGGGCCGCCCTGGCGCGGCAACCTGAACACGGCGCACGCCGGGCTGGGGCTGCGCGCGGCGCATCTGGCGCGCTGGCTGGCGCTGTGGAAGGCCACCGCCCGCGACCTGCTGCCGCCCCCGGCCGCCGAGTTGCTGGGCCAGCGGGCCCAGGTTATGGGCGCGCGCCTGAGGACGCGGGGAACTTCTCAGCGGCAGGCGCCGTAG
- a CDS encoding YcjF family protein, with product MLPPLVKQVLDNFNLDVDPTLSREENAEEVIKSAALLSGAIAVEPIPFADMFLITPVQGKMVLHIGKIYGFDITPERSLEIAREIGVTIAYGMAARQVMRGLAKLALPVIGGLITAPAVYGWTFALGRLAQNYFERRALGLPDSRRDQVKVVQEAKRDSRRVLPGAQDFSDLASELRRRAEQKNSGGPSRH from the coding sequence ATGTTGCCCCCGCTTGTCAAACAGGTGCTCGACAACTTCAACCTGGACGTGGACCCCACGCTGTCGCGCGAGGAAAACGCCGAGGAAGTCATCAAGAGTGCGGCGCTGCTTTCGGGGGCCATTGCGGTGGAGCCCATTCCCTTCGCCGACATGTTCCTGATCACCCCGGTGCAGGGCAAGATGGTGCTGCACATCGGCAAGATTTATGGCTTCGACATCACGCCGGAGCGCTCACTGGAAATTGCGCGCGAAATTGGCGTGACCATCGCCTACGGCATGGCGGCGCGGCAGGTGATGCGCGGGCTGGCCAAGCTGGCGTTGCCGGTGATTGGCGGCCTGATCACAGCCCCGGCGGTGTACGGCTGGACCTTCGCGCTGGGCCGGCTGGCGCAGAACTACTTCGAGCGCCGCGCCCTGGGCCTGCCGGATTCGCGGCGCGATCAGGTGAAGGTGGTGCAGGAAGCCAAGCGCGACTCGCGCCGCGTGCTGCCCGGCGCCCAGGACTTCTCCGATCTGGCCTCGGAGTTGCGCCGCCGCGCCGAGCAGAAAAACAGCGGCGGCCCTTCCCGCCACTAG
- a CDS encoding S49 family peptidase, giving the protein MPNIPFLPQAKDALPGGVTRPTWVVLDLSGAYPERQPGNPVQALLNRTETLEALAGRIEKLRGAAWLHGVLVRFGEFAASPTAAHAIRGLLHELAQDKRVVAYLPHLNMVTLIAASGARELVAPESAEVNLGGFGLESTFLGEFLKKRGIEFENLRIREYKAALTRFSQDHMDEANREQLQAYLDSLETAWVSDLASARGVSEAQALAWLTADLTSAQGAQAAGLIDKVAYEDELIGPASRPFAAVVNWLTPSRPKAKAKAGRVAVVPLIGTIITGKSRNNPLPLPLLGGPMAGSDTVVAALKRAQEDKTTKAIVLYVNSGGGSALASDLIWREVQRSEKPVVVVMGEYAASGGYYVATHARKIVASPYTLTGSIGVVSGKPVLQEFNRRHGLNPERVGRDRALMYSAARPYSDEERGHVEKGIVEVYDRFTTRVAEGRKLNKERVNELGRGRIWSGRDALERGLVDELGDLRTGLARARELAGLPEGAPAWNVTPKGHGPLPEFAQEAARAAQLSLWPFGSERVLAWFDQDINIR; this is encoded by the coding sequence ATGCCCAATATTCCCTTTCTGCCCCAGGCCAAAGACGCGCTGCCCGGTGGGGTAACCCGGCCCACCTGGGTGGTGCTGGACCTGAGCGGCGCCTACCCGGAGCGCCAGCCCGGCAACCCGGTGCAGGCCCTGCTGAACCGCACCGAAACCCTGGAAGCCCTGGCCGGCCGCATTGAGAAACTGCGGGGCGCGGCGTGGCTGCACGGCGTGCTGGTGCGCTTTGGGGAATTCGCGGCGTCGCCCACGGCCGCCCACGCCATCCGGGGCCTGCTGCACGAACTGGCGCAGGACAAGCGGGTGGTGGCCTACCTGCCGCACCTGAACATGGTCACGCTGATCGCCGCCAGTGGCGCCCGCGAACTGGTGGCCCCCGAATCGGCGGAGGTGAACCTAGGCGGCTTTGGCCTGGAAAGCACCTTCCTGGGCGAGTTCCTGAAAAAACGTGGCATTGAATTCGAGAACCTGCGCATCCGGGAATACAAGGCGGCGCTGACCCGCTTTTCGCAGGACCACATGGACGAGGCCAACCGCGAACAGCTGCAGGCTTACCTGGACAGCCTGGAAACCGCCTGGGTGAGCGATCTGGCGTCGGCACGCGGGGTCAGCGAGGCGCAGGCCCTGGCGTGGCTCACGGCCGACCTGACCAGCGCGCAGGGTGCCCAGGCGGCCGGCCTGATTGACAAGGTGGCCTACGAGGATGAACTGATTGGCCCCGCCTCGCGCCCCTTTGCGGCGGTGGTGAACTGGCTGACGCCCAGCCGCCCCAAGGCCAAAGCGAAGGCCGGCCGGGTGGCGGTGGTACCCCTGATCGGCACCATCATTACGGGCAAGAGCCGCAACAACCCCCTGCCCCTGCCGCTGCTGGGCGGACCCATGGCCGGCTCGGACACGGTGGTCGCGGCCCTCAAGCGCGCCCAGGAGGACAAGACCACGAAGGCCATCGTGCTGTACGTAAACAGCGGCGGCGGCAGTGCCCTGGCCAGCGACCTGATCTGGCGCGAGGTGCAGCGCAGCGAGAAACCCGTGGTGGTGGTGATGGGCGAGTACGCGGCCAGTGGCGGCTACTACGTGGCCACGCACGCCAGGAAAATTGTGGCCTCGCCCTACACCCTGACCGGCTCGATTGGCGTGGTGAGCGGCAAGCCCGTGCTGCAGGAATTCAACCGCCGCCACGGCCTGAACCCCGAGCGCGTGGGCCGCGACCGCGCCCTGATGTACTCGGCCGCCCGCCCTTACAGCGACGAGGAACGCGGGCATGTGGAAAAGGGCATCGTGGAGGTCTATGACCGCTTTACCACCCGCGTGGCCGAGGGCCGCAAGCTGAACAAGGAGCGGGTGAACGAACTGGGCCGGGGCCGCATCTGGAGTGGCCGCGACGCCCTGGAACGCGGGCTGGTGGACGAACTGGGCGACCTGCGCACCGGACTGGCCCGCGCCCGCGAACTGGCCGGGCTGCCCGAAGGTGCCCCCGCCTGGAACGTGACCCCCAAGGGCCACGGCCCCCTGCCCGAATTCGCGCAGGAGGCCGCCCGCGCCGCCCAGCTCAGCCTGTGGCCCTTTGGCAGTGAGCGCGTGCTGGCATGGTTTGATCAGGACATCAACATTCGGTAG
- a CDS encoding c-type cytochrome has translation MKNTFAVTMTLLLALTLGGSIAGYRIATTPHHEESHSKEGEAKEGGAQAGGTEAKGATGEGQNIGTRGSEEAPSPQEAATGPAGAGGALGNVRDDNDGGTQTGPNGAVIESSDLRTGDDPAASTEGTAKNPPAQEEAAQTGEPPATRAAAAEPQGDNTAGADLYASKGCAGCHGPQGQGLVGPSLAKVKDWSLEQFTATLREGKTPERVLSAAMPRFSEDQLTASDIANLYSYVKTLN, from the coding sequence ATGAAGAACACGTTCGCCGTCACCATGACGCTGCTGCTGGCCTTGACGCTGGGCGGCTCTATCGCGGGGTACCGCATTGCGACCACGCCGCACCACGAAGAAAGCCACAGCAAAGAAGGCGAGGCCAAGGAAGGCGGCGCGCAGGCCGGCGGCACCGAGGCCAAGGGCGCCACCGGGGAAGGTCAGAACATCGGCACCCGGGGCAGCGAGGAAGCGCCCAGCCCCCAGGAAGCCGCGACCGGTCCGGCCGGCGCGGGCGGGGCCCTGGGGAACGTGCGCGACGACAACGACGGCGGCACCCAGACCGGCCCCAACGGCGCGGTGATCGAGAGCAGCGACCTGCGCACCGGCGATGACCCGGCCGCCAGCACTGAGGGGACCGCCAAGAACCCCCCGGCCCAGGAAGAGGCCGCGCAGACCGGCGAGCCGCCCGCCACCCGCGCCGCTGCCGCCGAACCCCAGGGCGACAACACCGCCGGCGCCGACCTGTATGCCAGCAAGGGCTGCGCGGGCTGCCACGGCCCCCAGGGCCAGGGCCTGGTGGGCCCCTCGCTGGCCAAGGTCAAGGACTGGAGCCTGGAGCAGTTCACGGCCACCCTGCGCGAAGGCAAGACCCCGGAGCGCGTGCTCTCGGCCGCCATGCCCCGCTTCAGCGAGGACCAGCTGACCGCTTCGGACATCGCCAACCTGTACAGCTACGTCAAGACCCTGAACTGA
- the cysS gene encoding cysteine--tRNA ligase has protein sequence MTHPQPDPHIVLYDTLQRQKVPFVPTTPGRVGMYLCGPTVYSDAHLGHAKKEVAFDVIRRAFVHFGYQVRYVANITDVGHLQNDSDDGEDKMLARARLEQLEPMEVADKYMWSFVKDMEALNVLKPSINPRATGHITEQIQLIAELIERGHAYESQGSVYFDVRSWPEYGKLSGRKLDDQEEGTREAVREEKRDPRDFALWKRAEAGHIMRWDSPWGLGFPGWHIECSAMSLKYLGEGFDIHGGGLDLQFPHHEAEIAQAEAAGHPFARYWMHNNMLTIGGEKMSKSKGNFLTIQDVLAQHDPMVVRFLLVGSHYRSITEFSDAAFESARSGYRRLSEALNEVERRLPTAPAGQDAALDARIAAHTAAFEDAMRDDFNTPKAVAALFGLTTDLNAALNAGPVPQSTLERARDAYRTLGGDVLGLFADSGTAARGQDDTEVVGALMELVLKARQNYRLNKQYAEADELRATLTRVGVTVEDTKDGPRWKR, from the coding sequence ATGACCCACCCCCAGCCGGACCCCCACATCGTTCTGTACGACACCCTGCAGCGCCAGAAGGTGCCCTTTGTGCCGACCACGCCGGGCCGCGTGGGCATGTACCTGTGCGGGCCCACGGTGTACAGCGACGCCCACCTGGGCCACGCCAAGAAAGAGGTGGCCTTCGACGTGATCCGGCGCGCGTTTGTGCATTTCGGGTATCAGGTGCGCTACGTGGCGAACATCACCGATGTGGGGCATCTGCAAAACGACTCCGACGACGGCGAGGACAAGATGCTGGCCCGCGCCCGCCTGGAACAGCTGGAGCCCATGGAAGTGGCCGACAAGTACATGTGGTCGTTCGTAAAGGACATGGAGGCCCTGAATGTCCTGAAGCCCAGCATCAACCCGCGTGCCACCGGGCACATCACCGAGCAGATTCAGCTCATTGCCGAACTGATCGAGCGCGGCCACGCCTACGAGTCGCAGGGCAGCGTGTATTTCGATGTGCGCTCGTGGCCCGAATACGGCAAGCTTTCGGGGCGCAAGCTGGACGACCAGGAAGAGGGCACGCGCGAAGCCGTGCGCGAGGAAAAGCGCGACCCCCGCGACTTTGCCCTGTGGAAGCGGGCCGAGGCCGGGCACATCATGCGCTGGGACTCGCCGTGGGGCTTAGGCTTTCCGGGCTGGCACATTGAATGCAGCGCCATGAGCCTGAAGTACCTGGGCGAGGGCTTCGACATTCACGGCGGCGGCCTGGACCTGCAGTTTCCCCACCACGAGGCCGAAATTGCCCAGGCCGAGGCGGCCGGGCATCCCTTTGCCCGCTACTGGATGCACAACAACATGCTGACCATTGGCGGCGAGAAGATGAGCAAGAGCAAGGGCAACTTCCTGACCATTCAGGACGTGCTGGCCCAGCACGACCCGATGGTGGTGCGCTTTCTGCTGGTGGGCAGCCACTACCGCTCGATTACCGAGTTCAGCGATGCGGCCTTTGAGAGTGCGCGCAGTGGCTACCGCCGCCTGAGCGAAGCCCTGAACGAAGTCGAGCGCCGCCTGCCCACCGCACCTGCCGGCCAGGACGCCGCCCTGGACGCCAGGATCGCCGCCCACACCGCCGCCTTTGAGGACGCCATGCGCGACGACTTCAACACGCCCAAGGCGGTGGCGGCCCTCTTTGGCCTGACCACCGACCTGAACGCGGCGCTGAACGCGGGGCCGGTGCCACAGAGCACGCTGGAACGGGCGCGCGACGCCTACCGCACCCTGGGCGGCGATGTCCTGGGCCTGTTTGCCGACTCCGGCACGGCCGCCCGGGGCCAGGACGACACCGAAGTGGTGGGCGCCCTGATGGAACTGGTGCTCAAGGCCCGCCAGAACTACCGCCTGAACAAGCAGTACGCCGAGGCCGACGAACTGCGCGCCACCCTGACCCGCGTGGGCGTGACGGTAGAGGACACCAAGGACGGCCCCCGCTGGAAGCGCTGA